In a genomic window of Croceibacterium sp. TMG7-5b_MA50:
- a CDS encoding polysaccharide pyruvyl transferase family protein, whose amino-acid sequence MGRRLDDSVGEQPAGGDYVVAAPAARGTVGVLTFHRCINYGSYWQARSLVEGLRGIGHDAVLLDHQCADVRSREWRCAFQPLLPRRSARADLPLYGAKARKLLEAVAALPLSAPFELAQPDTMAPVDTVVIGSDEVWNLQHPWYGGSRPFWGEGLNTARTLSYAASFGNYDAANGLGDDWADRLRRLDAISVRDRNAQELVHGAIGVDAPLVLDPVLQYPVARMDAPVGSAILVYGHNFPDWYARAVRAHADARGAELVSIGYRNDWAHRQWLDASPQEFAAAMAGAAALATNFFHGCVFALLNDRPFACVASDYRANKLRDLMAVAGTAERQVTEADAAGIGALLDTPLGSGVAERLAATRAQSAAYLATVLA is encoded by the coding sequence ATGGGGCGGCGACTTGACGATAGCGTGGGCGAACAGCCCGCCGGGGGCGATTACGTGGTGGCGGCGCCCGCCGCGCGCGGGACCGTGGGTGTGCTCACCTTCCATCGCTGCATCAATTACGGATCGTACTGGCAGGCCCGCAGCCTGGTGGAAGGGCTGCGTGGCATTGGGCATGATGCGGTGCTGCTGGACCACCAGTGCGCCGATGTGCGCAGCCGCGAATGGCGCTGCGCGTTCCAGCCGCTGCTGCCCCGGCGCTCTGCTCGTGCCGATCTGCCGCTGTATGGCGCCAAGGCGCGCAAGCTGCTGGAGGCGGTGGCTGCACTGCCGCTGTCGGCCCCGTTCGAACTCGCGCAGCCGGACACGATGGCGCCGGTCGATACGGTGGTGATCGGCAGCGACGAGGTGTGGAACCTGCAGCATCCCTGGTATGGCGGCAGCCGCCCGTTCTGGGGCGAAGGGCTCAATACTGCGCGCACCCTGTCCTACGCCGCCAGCTTCGGCAATTATGACGCCGCAAACGGTCTTGGCGATGACTGGGCCGACCGGTTGCGGCGGCTGGACGCAATTTCGGTTCGTGACCGCAATGCGCAGGAACTGGTGCATGGGGCGATCGGCGTCGATGCGCCGCTGGTGCTCGACCCCGTGCTGCAATATCCCGTTGCGCGGATGGATGCGCCGGTGGGCAGCGCCATCCTGGTCTATGGCCACAACTTCCCCGACTGGTATGCCCGCGCCGTACGCGCCCATGCCGATGCCAGAGGGGCGGAGCTGGTCAGCATCGGTTACCGCAACGATTGGGCGCATCGCCAATGGCTGGATGCCAGCCCGCAGGAATTTGCCGCAGCGATGGCGGGGGCCGCCGCGCTGGCGACCAATTTCTTCCATGGTTGCGTCTTCGCCCTGCTGAACGACCGTCCGTTTGCTTGCGTCGCCTCCGATTACCGGGCCAACAAGCTGCGCGATCTGATGGCGGTGGCCGGCACGGCGGAGCGGCAGGTGACCGAGGCCGACGCAGCCGGCATCGGTGCGCTGCTGGACACACCGCTGGGATCCGGTGTGGCGGAGCGGCTGGCCGCCACCCGCGCGCAATCCGCCGCCTACCTCGCCACCGTTCTTGCCTGA
- a CDS encoding Coenzyme F420 hydrogenase/dehydrogenase, beta subunit C-terminal domain: MPEAPAAISPGEVVSSGLCIGCGACASGAPARMDWDRFGQLKPVGTPEWQARPTARQAAICPFSPTARNEDAIAAVRFADAPLHDGRLGRHRQCHVGHVAEDGFRGNGSSGGLVSWVAAELLRRGLVDGVAHVAPATDGRLFRYRISRSVAEVGQGAKSRYYPIDLAAVLDEMRQVPGRYAVIGIPCFIKAVHLARADDPVLEQRITHLLGLFCGHMKSARLVDSFAYQMGAEPSRVQAVDYRVKNADRPANWYRTQLRLKDGSAVEQDWWHLVEGDWGSGFFQNSACDFCDDVVAETADISFGDAWVEPYSSDGRGTNVAVIRSAEIAAIVADGIGDGRLALTEVNADFVADTQAAGFRHRREGLAWRLAHRSRAAGLMPVKRVAPASAGVPPRRRAVYRMRRTISRASHRLFALSRLTGSRAVYQRPAQWLVHLYGALTYGRGRLGRLLDRLDGSKR, from the coding sequence TTGCCTGAGGCACCCGCCGCGATCAGCCCGGGGGAGGTCGTCTCCTCCGGCCTGTGCATCGGCTGCGGCGCCTGCGCCAGCGGCGCGCCCGCCCGCATGGACTGGGACCGCTTTGGTCAATTGAAGCCGGTGGGTACGCCCGAATGGCAGGCCCGGCCGACCGCCCGCCAGGCGGCGATCTGCCCCTTCAGCCCGACCGCCCGGAACGAGGATGCGATCGCCGCCGTCAGGTTCGCCGACGCGCCGTTGCATGACGGCAGGCTTGGTCGCCACCGCCAGTGCCATGTCGGCCATGTGGCGGAGGATGGCTTTCGCGGGAACGGTTCGTCCGGCGGGCTGGTCAGCTGGGTCGCGGCGGAGCTGCTGCGCCGCGGGCTGGTGGACGGCGTGGCCCATGTCGCACCCGCGACGGATGGCCGCCTGTTCCGCTATCGTATCTCTCGCAGCGTGGCGGAGGTGGGGCAGGGGGCTAAGAGTCGCTACTACCCGATCGACCTCGCCGCCGTGCTTGACGAGATGCGGCAGGTGCCCGGCCGTTATGCCGTGATCGGCATTCCGTGCTTCATCAAGGCGGTGCATTTGGCGCGGGCGGACGATCCGGTGTTGGAGCAACGCATCACCCACCTGCTCGGCCTGTTCTGCGGCCATATGAAGAGCGCGCGGCTGGTGGACAGCTTCGCCTATCAGATGGGGGCGGAGCCGAGCCGGGTGCAGGCGGTCGACTACCGCGTGAAGAATGCGGACCGGCCCGCCAACTGGTACCGGACGCAGCTTCGCCTGAAGGACGGCAGCGCGGTGGAGCAGGATTGGTGGCATCTGGTGGAAGGGGACTGGGGTTCCGGCTTTTTTCAGAACAGCGCCTGCGATTTCTGTGACGACGTGGTGGCAGAAACGGCCGACATCTCCTTCGGCGATGCCTGGGTGGAACCGTACAGCAGCGATGGTCGCGGCACCAACGTGGCCGTGATCCGCTCCGCGGAGATCGCCGCCATCGTGGCGGATGGGATCGGGGATGGACGGCTGGCGCTGACCGAGGTGAATGCCGATTTCGTGGCCGACACGCAGGCGGCGGGTTTCCGCCACCGGCGAGAGGGGCTGGCCTGGCGGCTGGCGCATCGTTCGCGCGCGGCAGGGCTGATGCCGGTCAAGCGTGTCGCGCCAGCCAGCGCCGGCGTACCGCCACGACGCCGGGCGGTATACCGGATGCGGCGCACGATTAGCCGGGCGAGCCACCGGTTATTCGCACTGTCCCGCCTGACGGGCAGCCGTGCGGTGTACCAGCGACCCGCGCAGTGGCTGGTACACCTATATGGCGCGCTGACCTATGGCCGCGGCCGGCTGGGTCGCCTGCTCGATCGGCTGGACGGCAGTAAACGATAA
- a CDS encoding UDP-glucuronic acid decarboxylase family protein has translation MRNPGKAQAGGTILVAGGAGFIGSHLCAALLDAGANVTCIDNMQTALPSNLPRLAGRDRFTFIEADITQPLPDAITADPARWTHIYNLACAASPPLYQADPEHTMLTNVVGTNQLLRLAEQAGARFLLTSTSEVYGDPEVHPQPEDYRGNVSCTGPRACYDEGKRAAETLTFDYARMNRADVRVARIFNTYGPQMRMDDGRVVSNLIVQALEGAKLTIYGSGAQTRSFCYVADTVDALIRLMDSEMVQPLPVNIGNQNEITILELVTAMEAVAGRSLDVTYHDLPQDDPQRRRPDITRARNVLGWEPTTPLAAGLRHTYDWFAGELTATAPLSAQRVA, from the coding sequence ATGAGGAACCCGGGCAAGGCACAGGCAGGCGGCACGATCCTGGTCGCGGGCGGCGCGGGTTTCATCGGGTCCCACCTGTGCGCCGCTTTGCTGGATGCGGGCGCCAATGTGACCTGCATCGACAACATGCAGACCGCGCTGCCGTCCAACCTGCCCCGGCTGGCCGGGCGGGACCGCTTCACCTTCATCGAAGCGGACATTACGCAGCCGCTGCCCGACGCGATCACCGCCGATCCCGCCCGGTGGACGCATATCTACAATCTCGCCTGTGCCGCCTCCCCGCCGCTGTACCAGGCCGATCCGGAACACACGATGCTGACCAACGTGGTCGGCACCAACCAGCTGCTGCGCCTGGCGGAGCAGGCGGGCGCACGCTTCCTGCTGACCAGCACCAGCGAGGTCTATGGCGATCCGGAGGTCCATCCGCAGCCGGAGGATTATCGCGGCAATGTCAGCTGCACCGGCCCCCGCGCCTGCTACGATGAAGGCAAGCGCGCGGCGGAGACGCTGACGTTCGATTATGCCCGCATGAACCGCGCCGATGTGCGGGTAGCGCGCATCTTCAACACCTACGGCCCGCAGATGCGGATGGATGACGGCCGCGTCGTGTCCAACCTGATCGTGCAGGCGCTGGAAGGGGCGAAGCTGACGATCTATGGGAGCGGTGCGCAGACACGCAGCTTCTGCTATGTCGCGGACACCGTCGATGCGTTGATCCGGCTGATGGACAGCGAGATGGTGCAGCCGCTGCCGGTGAATATCGGCAATCAGAACGAGATCACAATTCTGGAACTGGTCACCGCGATGGAGGCGGTTGCCGGACGTTCGCTGGACGTGACCTACCACGACCTGCCGCAGGACGACCCGCAGCGCCGCCGTCCCGATATCACGCGTGCGCGCAACGTGCTCGGCTGGGAACCGACGACGCCGCTCGCCGCCGGACTGCGGCATACCTATGACTGGTTTGCGGGTGAACTGACGGCCACGGCACCGTTGAGCGCGCAACGCGTAGCCTGA
- a CDS encoding glycosyltransferase produces MKLIVLGLSLSSSWGNGHATTFRALLSAFAARGHEVLFLERDVPWYASNRDLPDPDFCRLAYYSSVAHLDRWAEEIAAADAVMVGSYVPDGVAVGDWVQATALGVTCFYDIDTPVTLAKLARGDHEYLSPEVIPGYDIYFSFTGGPTLIRLEREYGSPQARALYCSVDTGRYHPIDVPKRWDLSYLGTYSPDRQPTLEHLLLEPARRCPDRRFVVAGPQYPDDIDWPANVERIEHLPPADHPAFYAASRFTLNVTRADMIAAGWSPSVRLFEAGACGTPIISDRWPGIEEVFAPGEAIVLADTAADVIAALDAEAGSMGEAARAAVLAGHSAAIRAAQLEHDLEARQHDRADATRKVMA; encoded by the coding sequence ATGAAGCTGATCGTCCTCGGCCTCAGCCTGTCCTCCTCCTGGGGGAATGGCCACGCGACCACCTTCCGCGCGCTCCTGTCCGCCTTCGCCGCACGCGGGCACGAGGTGCTGTTCCTGGAACGTGACGTGCCGTGGTACGCAAGCAACCGCGACCTGCCCGATCCCGATTTTTGCCGGTTGGCCTACTACTCCAGCGTAGCCCATCTCGACCGCTGGGCGGAGGAGATCGCCGCGGCGGACGCGGTGATGGTCGGCTCCTACGTGCCGGACGGGGTCGCGGTCGGCGACTGGGTGCAGGCGACCGCGTTGGGCGTCACCTGCTTCTACGACATCGACACGCCGGTAACGCTGGCCAAACTGGCGCGGGGCGACCACGAATACCTCTCGCCCGAGGTGATCCCCGGTTATGATATCTATTTCAGCTTCACCGGCGGACCGACGCTGATCCGGCTGGAGCGGGAATACGGATCGCCGCAGGCACGCGCGCTGTACTGCTCTGTCGACACCGGCCGCTACCACCCGATCGACGTTCCCAAGAGGTGGGACCTGTCCTATCTCGGCACCTACAGCCCCGACCGGCAGCCAACGCTGGAACACCTGCTGCTGGAGCCGGCGCGCCGATGCCCGGATCGCCGCTTCGTGGTGGCAGGGCCGCAATATCCCGACGACATCGACTGGCCGGCCAATGTGGAGCGGATCGAGCATCTGCCCCCGGCGGACCACCCGGCTTTTTACGCCGCCAGTCGCTTCACCCTCAACGTCACCCGCGCCGACATGATCGCCGCCGGGTGGAGCCCATCGGTCCGCCTGTTCGAGGCGGGCGCCTGCGGCACGCCCATCATCTCCGACCGGTGGCCGGGGATCGAGGAGGTGTTCGCGCCGGGGGAGGCGATCGTACTGGCCGACACCGCCGCCGACGTCATCGCGGCGCTGGACGCGGAGGCGGGCAGCATGGGCGAGGCGGCGCGAGCCGCGGTGCTGGCCGGGCACAGTGCCGCCATCCGCGCGGCCCAATTGGAACACGATCTTGAAGCGCGGCAGCACGACCGCGCGGATGCAACACGGAAGGTTATGGCATGA
- a CDS encoding glycosyltransferase, translated as MKIAFYGSSLLSSYWNGAATYYRGILHALAKRGHEITFYEPDAFDRQQHRDIDPPEWCRSVVYPATQEALAEALAEASQADIVVKANGVGVFDRELLEGIVRHAAPHALKIFWDVDAAATLDEMRGSPDHPVRAALPDLDLVFTYGGGPPVVNAYEGFGAKLCVPIYNALDPATHFPVPPDARFAGDMGFLANRLPDRECRVEEFFLRAASLLPDRQFTIGGNGWHDKAMPANVRAIGHVGTGSHNAFNCTPRTVLNVARDSMAHIGFSPATRVFEAAGAAACLITDAWEGIELFLQPETEVLVARDGQDVADHIAALTQERAHAIGQAALTRVLAEHTYDRRAVEVDRVLDTLRAREPAA; from the coding sequence ATGAAGATCGCCTTCTACGGCTCCAGCCTGCTGTCCTCATACTGGAACGGGGCGGCGACCTATTATCGGGGCATCCTGCATGCGCTGGCGAAGCGCGGCCATGAGATCACCTTCTACGAACCCGACGCCTTCGACCGGCAGCAGCACCGCGACATCGACCCGCCCGAATGGTGCCGCAGCGTCGTCTATCCCGCCACGCAGGAGGCGCTGGCGGAGGCCCTAGCAGAAGCGTCGCAGGCCGATATCGTGGTCAAGGCGAATGGAGTGGGCGTGTTCGACAGGGAGCTGCTGGAGGGGATCGTCCGCCATGCCGCGCCCCATGCCCTGAAGATCTTCTGGGACGTGGACGCCGCCGCCACGCTGGACGAGATGCGCGGGAGCCCCGATCATCCGGTGCGCGCCGCGCTGCCCGATCTCGACCTGGTGTTCACCTATGGCGGCGGGCCGCCGGTGGTGAACGCGTATGAGGGGTTCGGCGCGAAGCTGTGCGTACCGATCTACAACGCGCTCGACCCTGCCACGCATTTCCCCGTCCCGCCCGACGCACGCTTTGCCGGTGACATGGGCTTCCTCGCCAATCGCCTGCCCGACCGGGAGTGCCGCGTGGAGGAGTTCTTCCTACGCGCCGCCAGTCTGCTGCCGGATCGGCAGTTCACGATCGGCGGCAATGGCTGGCACGACAAGGCGATGCCGGCCAATGTCCGCGCGATCGGCCATGTCGGCACCGGATCGCACAACGCCTTCAACTGCACGCCGCGCACCGTGCTGAATGTCGCGCGCGACAGCATGGCGCATATCGGCTTCAGCCCGGCGACCCGCGTGTTCGAGGCGGCCGGTGCCGCGGCCTGCCTCATCACCGATGCGTGGGAGGGGATCGAGCTGTTCCTGCAGCCCGAGACGGAGGTGCTGGTGGCACGCGACGGGCAGGACGTGGCCGACCATATCGCCGCTTTGACGCAGGAACGCGCCCATGCGATCGGCCAGGCGGCGCTGACCCGCGTGCTGGCGGAACATACCTATGACCGGCGCGCAGTGGAGGTCGACCGGGTGCTCGACACCCTGCGTGCGCGGGAGCCGGCGGCATGA
- a CDS encoding glycosyltransferase, with protein MKVVYFTHSLASCWNHGNAHFLRGVLDELRERGHRVAAYEPEGAWSLANLLGDHGEAGLEPWQRLYPDLSSTTYATDADLAALVDGADLVIVHEWNEHQLVAAIGKLRKDGAPFRLLFHDTHHRAVSAPAEMQAYDLTGYDGVLAFGETLSEVYRGWGWDGRVWTWHEAADTRRFHPPAEEQDRQGLVWIGNWGDGERTAELEQFLFAPARTASLPLDIYGVRYPEEAKATLARYGVRYHGWAPNALAPEIFARHLATVHVPRRFYTTVLPGIPTIRVFEALACGIPLVSAPWQDSEHLFRPGEDYLVATNEIAMTRHLAALASDPALRANLVANGLETIRARHTCAHRVDELLAIAATLGIEAGAERIQA; from the coding sequence ATGAAGGTCGTCTACTTCACTCATTCGCTCGCCTCCTGCTGGAACCATGGCAATGCCCATTTCCTGCGCGGCGTGCTGGATGAATTGCGGGAGCGCGGCCACCGGGTCGCTGCTTACGAGCCGGAAGGCGCATGGAGCCTGGCCAACCTGCTGGGCGACCATGGCGAGGCGGGGCTGGAGCCGTGGCAGCGGCTCTATCCCGACCTGTCCTCCACCACCTATGCCACCGATGCCGATCTTGCCGCACTGGTGGACGGGGCCGACCTGGTGATCGTGCACGAATGGAACGAACACCAGCTGGTCGCCGCCATCGGCAAGCTGCGCAAGGACGGCGCGCCGTTCCGTCTGCTGTTTCACGACACCCATCATCGCGCCGTCAGCGCCCCGGCGGAGATGCAGGCCTATGACCTCACAGGTTACGACGGTGTGCTCGCATTCGGGGAGACGCTGAGCGAGGTCTATCGCGGCTGGGGCTGGGATGGCCGGGTGTGGACCTGGCACGAGGCGGCCGACACCCGCCGCTTCCACCCGCCGGCGGAGGAGCAGGACCGACAGGGCCTGGTCTGGATCGGCAATTGGGGGGACGGGGAACGCACGGCTGAGCTGGAGCAGTTCCTGTTTGCCCCCGCCCGCACCGCCTCGCTACCGCTGGATATTTACGGCGTACGCTACCCGGAGGAGGCGAAGGCAACCCTCGCCCGCTATGGCGTCCGTTACCACGGCTGGGCGCCCAACGCGCTGGCGCCCGAGATCTTCGCCCGGCACCTCGCCACTGTGCATGTGCCGCGCCGGTTCTACACCACCGTACTGCCGGGCATCCCGACCATCCGCGTGTTCGAGGCGCTGGCCTGCGGCATCCCGCTGGTCAGCGCGCCATGGCAGGATAGCGAGCACCTGTTCCGACCCGGAGAGGATTATCTCGTCGCCACCAACGAAATTGCCATGACCCGGCACCTGGCCGCCCTCGCCTCCGACCCGGCCCTGCGCGCCAACCTGGTCGCCAACGGGCTGGAGACGATCCGCGCCCGCCACACCTGCGCCCACCGGGTGGACGAGCTGCTGGCGATCGCCGCCACGCTCGGCATCGAAGCCGGCGCCGAAAGGATACAAGCATGA